The DNA region AGTCAGCCAACGAAAAGCAGATAAAATCTTCTTTCAAAATGAAGATGATAGAAAGTTATTCCTAGATAATAACCTCGCGGATGAATCTATTACCGATAGGCTTCCTGGTTCTGGTGTTGATCTAACTCGCTTTACCCTTCAACCCGCCAATGATGACGGTGTTGTTCGCTTCTTACTTATTGCCCGTATGCTTTACGATAAAGGCATTGGTCATTATGTGGAAGCGGCGAGAGCACTCAAAGCAAAGTACGGCGATAAGGTTGAGTTTCAACTGCTTGGTTTTGTAGGTGTGAATAATCCATCTGCTGTAACTAAATCTGAAATGCAAGCTTGGGTTGATGAGGGAATCGTTAATTATCTTGGTGTATCGGATTGTGTGGAACAAGACATCGCTAAAGTTGATTGTATGGTATTGCCTTCTTATTATCGTGAAGGTGTGCCTAAGTCGTTACTTGAAGCGGGCGCAATGGGAAAACCGATTGTAACCACTGATAATGTGGGCTGTCGAGAAACCGTTGATGATGGTGTGAATGGTTATTTATGTGCATTACGCAGTACAGAAAGTTT from Vibrio casei includes:
- a CDS encoding glycosyltransferase family 4 protein — protein: MKKIAITSNTSWYVYNFRKNTILSLIEKGYQVTAIAPKDEYSEKIEQLGATFIHVDIDQGGTNPVKDIKTFIDFFKIYSKIKPSVVLNFTPKNNIYSTLAAKLCKVKVINNIAGLGMVFINESLTAKLARFLYKVSQRKADKIFFQNEDDRKLFLDNNLADESITDRLPGSGVDLTRFTLQPANDDGVVRFLLIARMLYDKGIGHYVEAARALKAKYGDKVEFQLLGFVGVNNPSAVTKSEMQAWVDEGIVNYLGVSDCVEQDIAKVDCMVLPSYYREGVPKSLLEAGAMGKPIVTTDNVGCRETVDDGVNGYLCALRSTESLAEKLELMITMTHEERLEMGRQSRLKIEREFDEKIVIQKYLDAIDEVLQK